In the Sandaracinus amylolyticus genome, CGCCGCGAACGCCCAGCTCGCGCGCTGGCGGAGCCACTCGAAGCGCTGCGTGGGGCGCGCGCCGAGGTACCCGAGCGGAAGCTCCGACGCCGCGAGCATCGATGCCGCGTGCGCGTACCAGCCGAGCTCGACGAACGCGCGCGAGAGCGCGATCGCGCGCTCCACCTCGAGCTCGAGCGCGCGGCGGACGTCCTCGGGGAAACGCACCGCACGGCGCAGCGCGGGCAGGGTGCGATCGACGCGCTCGCGGAACCCGAGGAGCGCGTGCACCCGCGGCCGCTCGACGTGGCGCACGCCGAGCCCGCCTCCGCGCACCCCGCCGAAGCCCGCTCCGAGCTCGATCTCGGCGCGCACGAGCGCTTCGATCCCGTCGAGGGCCTGGCCCGACTCGAGCGCGCGATCGGCCTCGCGGAGCGCGGCATCGACCACCTCGTCGGGCGCCGCCCCCACACGGAACGACGCGAGCGCCTCGTCCAGCGTGCTCGCCATGAGGCGCGCGCTCTAGCACCTCGCGCGGGCAGGGGCGAGAAGCGAGGTTCTCAGCGCACCAGCGCGTCCACCACCGGATAGAGCTGCTTGTTCTCCGTCGCCATCCGGCGTCGCAACATCTCGAAGGTCTCCAGCGTGGAGACCATGAACGCGCGCGGCTCGAGCGAGATCGCGTGCGCGCTCGACCAGCGCGCTTCGTACGCGTCGAAGCCCTCGTAGACGGGACCGAGCTCGCGGACGAGGCGCACCGCGAGCTCGCGCACCTGCGGATCGTCGTGGCGCAGCAGCTCGGGATAGAGCGCGTCGTTCTCCATCGCCGCGTGCACCCTCAGCTTCCCCGCGAATCGCGCGACGAGACGCCGGCAGAGCGACGCGTCCTGCTCGAGCACCTCGATGCGCAGGTGCGTGCCGATCTCCACCGCGAGCTCCTGGAGCTCCTGGTGCTGCCTCCGGAACTGATCGCTTCGTCGCATTCGCTCGCCCCCTCGACGAAGCTACGAGCGACGCCGCGCGGCGGATCGCGGATCGCGCGGATCACCCGCGAAACAAGGGCGAAATCGCGACATGTAGCGCTCGTTCGCACCCGTTGACAGCGATCGATCGCGCGAAGAGTCTCGCCCCCATGAGCCTGGGGGACGCGCTCGCAGCGCCGGTCGATCCGGCGCGCGAGAGGACTGGGATCCACGTCGCGATCGACACGTGGCCGCGCGTGCGGCTCACGTGGCCTGCCGGCGTTCGGCACGACGCGGAGGTCGCGGACGCACTGCACACGCTCGAGGCGATCGCGCAGCGAGGTCGGCCCTTCGTGCTGCTCGTCGACGCGCGCGACGCGCGGCCGCCGACGCCGGCGCAGCTCGGGATGATGCTCGATGCGATGCGCCGCATCGGTCCCGACGCGCGCTGCCTCGCGCACGCGGTGGTGACGCGATCGGCGCCGGTGCGCGCCTTCGTCGACTCGTTGCGGTGGATGCGCCTCACGCCCTCGGCGTGGGCGTACTTCGACGACGAGCCGAGCGCGATCGCGTGGCTCGCCGACGAGCAGCGCACGAACGTGCGCCGCCGCAGCGATCGCCCGCGCGCGTGATCAGCCGCCG is a window encoding:
- a CDS encoding STAS/SEC14 domain-containing protein — encoded protein: MSLGDALAAPVDPARERTGIHVAIDTWPRVRLTWPAGVRHDAEVADALHTLEAIAQRGRPFVLLVDARDARPPTPAQLGMMLDAMRRIGPDARCLAHAVVTRSAPVRAFVDSLRWMRLTPSAWAYFDDEPSAIAWLADEQRTNVRRRSDRPRA
- a CDS encoding hemerythrin domain-containing protein, producing MRRSDQFRRQHQELQELAVEIGTHLRIEVLEQDASLCRRLVARFAGKLRVHAAMENDALYPELLRHDDPQVRELAVRLVRELGPVYEGFDAYEARWSSAHAISLEPRAFMVSTLETFEMLRRRMATENKQLYPVVDALVR